One Pyrococcus furiosus DSM 3638 genomic region harbors:
- a CDS encoding HgcAB-like fusion protein, with protein sequence MLRYILVNVVGTLLRAFPMPCRTGLVKIGNPDENSPVFLTGNYCVTVERVRRVLEREGIDCYLLVANSRDINVWCSAAGGHFTNHDVVSALKTSEIEKLVRHRNVILPQLAAVGIEARKVREKTGWNVIWGPVYARDIPEFLRNGYKKTPKMRRVEFPLTQRVEMATMWAFPFSLIAAFMAFFLWRSALIPLFLLSWLLPYAIFVSFPLYSRFLDSKKRGPGVSRYTVIFDFGKIPLIFKAAFILLLVAYGALTGGLNLEFVLRWGFASLLIILMISIDLMGSTPVYKSGLHEERLLRVALDGERCTGCGVCVDVCPRACYEVDGENHTVMMPRADKCVQCGACIVQCPFEALRFEAPDGRAIPPEIVRRFKLNLMGKRLVRVDEGRV encoded by the coding sequence GTGCTCCGCTACATCCTTGTTAACGTTGTGGGAACCCTCCTGCGGGCCTTTCCAATGCCGTGCAGGACGGGACTGGTTAAAATAGGGAACCCCGATGAGAACTCCCCCGTTTTCCTCACGGGCAACTACTGCGTGACGGTAGAGCGCGTGAGAAGGGTTCTCGAAAGGGAAGGGATTGACTGCTACCTCCTCGTTGCCAACAGCAGGGACATCAACGTCTGGTGCTCGGCCGCAGGGGGCCATTTCACCAACCACGACGTCGTATCGGCACTGAAAACGAGCGAGATTGAAAAGCTCGTGAGGCATAGAAACGTAATACTCCCCCAGCTCGCCGCTGTGGGCATCGAGGCGAGGAAGGTGAGGGAGAAGACAGGGTGGAACGTCATATGGGGGCCCGTCTATGCCAGGGACATCCCGGAGTTCCTCAGGAACGGCTATAAAAAGACCCCGAAGATGAGAAGGGTGGAGTTTCCCCTCACCCAGCGGGTCGAGATGGCGACCATGTGGGCATTTCCCTTTTCGTTGATAGCGGCTTTCATGGCGTTTTTTCTCTGGCGCAGTGCCCTCATTCCGCTGTTCCTCCTCAGCTGGCTGCTGCCCTACGCAATATTCGTTTCGTTTCCCCTGTACTCCAGGTTCCTGGACTCAAAGAAGAGAGGGCCGGGCGTAAGCAGGTACACAGTCATCTTTGATTTTGGTAAGATTCCTCTAATTTTCAAGGCGGCGTTTATTCTCCTCCTCGTTGCGTATGGAGCGCTCACTGGAGGGCTTAACCTCGAATTCGTCCTCCGTTGGGGCTTTGCTTCGCTGCTCATAATACTCATGATAAGCATCGACCTGATGGGGAGCACCCCGGTTTACAAGAGCGGCCTCCATGAAGAGCGCCTTTTGAGGGTTGCGCTCGACGGTGAGAGGTGCACGGGGTGCGGAGTGTGCGTGGACGTGTGCCCCAGGGCCTGTTATGAGGTCGATGGAGAGAATCACACCGTCATGATGCCGCGGGCGGACAAATGCGTTCAGTGTGGGGCATGCATCGTCCAGTGCCCCTTTGAGGCTCTCCGCTTTGAAGCCCCAGATGGGAGGGCTATTCCGCCGGAGATTGTAAGGAGGTTCAAGCTCAACCTCATGGGGAAGAGGCTCGTGAGGGTGGATGAAGGGAGAGTTTAA
- a CDS encoding ABC transporter ATP-binding protein has product MVELENVRKSINRKEVLRGISLTVKPGEVHAYLGHNGAGKTTAFRPILGLRYLPEYDLLYPSLSVWDNLKRYASLKGVYDEKELRELLEFFELLECARKKVSALSSGTQRRVAMARAFLGSPEVLILDEPTRELDPEWRLKFKRFLERYVKERNTAVLFSTHILSDVDELCEKITVIKEGRVLFSGSLKEFKRGFPTGASISLKVENIKMVAEVLEDNGYYPNHERVHPAGKCRAVGNQHAPREREYNR; this is encoded by the coding sequence ATGGTAGAGCTTGAAAACGTGAGGAAAAGTATAAATAGAAAAGAAGTTCTTCGAGGGATAAGCCTGACTGTGAAGCCCGGCGAAGTCCACGCCTACCTCGGCCACAACGGGGCAGGCAAGACCACCGCCTTCCGCCCGATCCTCGGCCTCCGCTACCTTCCGGAGTACGACCTTCTCTATCCGAGCCTTTCAGTGTGGGACAACCTCAAGCGCTATGCTTCGCTGAAGGGGGTTTACGATGAGAAAGAGCTTAGAGAACTGTTGGAGTTCTTCGAGCTTTTGGAGTGCGCCAGAAAAAAGGTCTCGGCTCTCTCAAGTGGAACCCAGAGGAGGGTCGCAATGGCGAGGGCTTTTCTTGGGAGCCCTGAGGTTCTAATCCTCGACGAGCCCACAAGAGAACTCGACCCCGAGTGGAGGCTCAAATTCAAGCGGTTTTTGGAGAGATATGTGAAAGAGAGAAACACCGCAGTCTTGTTCTCCACACACATTTTGAGCGACGTTGACGAGCTATGCGAGAAGATTACAGTTATCAAAGAGGGCAGAGTGCTGTTCTCAGGAAGTTTGAAGGAGTTCAAGCGCGGTTTTCCTACAGGAGCTTCAATCTCCCTGAAGGTGGAGAACATCAAGATGGTTGCCGAAGTGCTTGAGGATAACGGATACTACCCAAATCATGAAAGGGTACATCCTGCTGGAAAATGCCGAGCCGTCGGAAATCAACACGCTCCTCGTGAGCGAGAGTATAACCGTTGA
- a CDS encoding ABC transporter ATP-binding protein, with translation MGEPLIMCKELTKTFGKTRALDRINFSAPPGLIILLGKNGSGKSTLAKIISTLLPYDEGNVKVKGKEINSNKGEIRQMISYLPQDNIVEDALTVQEIVELYSRLFREPDTKANELLDNLGLSPYRDTLVGNLSGGLKRRLSILLAFLPDRDIYILDEPFEELDFWGRIKVMELIHHALKKGKSIFLISHTATWLEEIADYILILHQGKLLYADSPNNLKQAFKDVYAIEMGSLSEIKKILKNHHNVTVAINERVSVVGERHALSNITKIKNEEIREASISEICAFIVNNAALQQSNFIKKL, from the coding sequence ATGGGGGAACCTCTCATTATGTGCAAAGAACTAACAAAAACATTTGGAAAAACACGTGCTCTTGACAGGATTAACTTTTCAGCCCCTCCGGGACTGATAATATTGCTTGGTAAAAACGGAAGTGGGAAAAGCACCTTGGCTAAGATAATCAGTACGCTTTTACCCTACGACGAGGGGAATGTAAAGGTAAAAGGAAAGGAAATAAACTCAAACAAAGGAGAAATCCGGCAAATGATATCATACCTACCCCAAGATAATATAGTCGAGGATGCCTTAACTGTTCAGGAAATTGTTGAACTGTATTCCAGGCTTTTTAGAGAACCCGACACTAAGGCAAATGAGTTATTGGATAACCTGGGGCTCTCTCCGTATAGGGACACTCTTGTCGGAAACTTAAGCGGAGGCTTAAAAAGGCGCCTGTCAATACTCCTTGCATTTCTACCTGACAGAGACATTTATATTTTGGACGAACCATTCGAAGAGCTGGATTTTTGGGGGCGAATTAAGGTTATGGAGCTAATTCATCATGCCTTAAAGAAAGGTAAAAGCATTTTCCTCATATCTCACACGGCCACCTGGCTTGAGGAGATAGCCGATTATATATTGATTCTACATCAAGGAAAACTACTGTACGCAGATTCTCCCAACAATCTGAAACAGGCATTTAAGGATGTTTATGCAATAGAGATGGGGTCACTTTCAGAGATTAAGAAAATCCTGAAAAACCACCATAATGTAACAGTGGCAATTAATGAAAGAGTGTCGGTCGTTGGAGAACGCCATGCCCTCTCCAATATTACAAAGATCAAAAACGAAGAGATCCGGGAGGCATCTATCAGCGAAATATGCGCTTTTATCGTGAACAATGCAGCTTTACAGCAAAGCAACTTCATCAAAAAACTATAA
- a CDS encoding radical SAM/SPASM domain-containing protein, with protein MGQRRKKELFNLFLSRWDWYISRSVDPFDYCHVPSQQGWHTFLDIKNKKRSETIPLTRHADTKPYKEVRFNGVVIEYTRCCNAKCNHCYVSCSPETTQTLKVDKVIAVLKKISHSLTRYLNEKKVCIAGGEVTLPPFKEDLIKILKFAKMLGFKTEIVTNGYLFTHKEFYDPILEYTDYVEVSITPFHVECLGKQYYKNVLENLKKTVEEKLVSGAILRVQTTKTKKLNLLYKLLGDSIEGFLIASSPISWIGRARERIPKDEIYLSPTPLLQGGCWYNLNLTITSSGDVTPCCAGSELSKFLKYGNVYKEDIADIVEKMVNDPYLYVLTRYPERLVHQLSRKFALPPGVSSICEICLYINTSPVLYNESRKFVEELVRMSESNRGP; from the coding sequence ATTGGGCAACGACGCAAAAAAGAGCTTTTTAATCTATTCCTTTCCCGGTGGGACTGGTATATATCGAGGAGCGTAGATCCTTTTGATTATTGTCATGTTCCCTCCCAGCAGGGGTGGCACACATTTCTGGACATTAAAAACAAAAAAAGAAGTGAGACAATACCATTAACCCGCCATGCAGACACAAAGCCCTATAAAGAGGTTAGGTTTAATGGTGTAGTCATTGAATACACCAGATGTTGCAATGCTAAGTGCAATCACTGTTACGTCTCATGTTCACCTGAAACAACTCAGACCCTCAAGGTTGATAAAGTCATAGCGGTTCTAAAAAAGATTTCACACTCATTAACCCGGTATCTAAACGAAAAGAAAGTATGCATTGCAGGTGGGGAAGTAACATTACCCCCTTTCAAGGAGGATCTGATAAAGATTCTAAAATTTGCAAAAATGCTGGGGTTCAAAACTGAAATAGTTACTAATGGGTATTTATTTACACACAAAGAGTTCTATGATCCGATACTAGAGTACACCGACTACGTGGAAGTTTCCATCACCCCTTTCCACGTTGAATGTCTAGGTAAACAATATTACAAAAACGTTCTTGAGAACCTAAAAAAGACAGTGGAAGAGAAATTAGTTAGTGGGGCAATCCTACGAGTTCAAACCACAAAAACAAAAAAGTTGAATCTTCTATATAAATTGCTCGGTGATAGTATTGAGGGGTTTTTAATAGCGAGCTCCCCAATCTCATGGATTGGAAGAGCCAGGGAGAGAATACCAAAAGATGAAATATATTTAAGCCCTACTCCGTTACTCCAAGGAGGGTGCTGGTACAATCTGAACTTAACCATCACAAGCAGTGGGGACGTAACACCCTGCTGTGCGGGCAGTGAGCTGTCAAAGTTTCTTAAGTATGGAAACGTGTACAAAGAGGATATTGCAGATATTGTGGAAAAAATGGTTAATGATCCCTATCTTTATGTTTTAACGAGGTATCCAGAGCGATTAGTACACCAGCTGTCCAGAAAATTTGCGCTTCCCCCCGGAGTATCATCAATATGTGAGATCTGCCTGTACATAAACACTAGCCCTGTACTGTACAATGAAAGTAGAAAATTTGTCGAAGAGCTAGTAAGGATGTCAGAAAGTAACAGGGGGCCCTGA
- a CDS encoding class I SAM-dependent methyltransferase, whose product MNPAKKYDRFAKIYDLFESPMEIRAFSKYRKRALSLVRGKVLEIGVGTGKNLPYYPKDVEVIGIDFSRNMLKKAEERRRKLRLENVTLLYMDAQDLEFEDNTFDTIVSTFVFCTVPDPIKGLKEAYRVLKPGGRAIFLEHMKSESKLLNVPLYLMEPFIRTLLGTSLLRETQRNIERAGFKIEKVENLFYDIVRLIIATKD is encoded by the coding sequence GTGAACCCCGCGAAAAAATATGATAGATTTGCAAAGATTTATGATCTGTTTGAAAGCCCTATGGAGATACGAGCTTTTTCAAAATACAGGAAAAGAGCCCTAAGTCTTGTTAGGGGTAAAGTCCTCGAGATAGGAGTAGGAACGGGAAAGAACCTCCCATATTACCCGAAGGATGTGGAGGTTATTGGCATAGACTTCAGCAGAAACATGCTTAAAAAAGCTGAAGAACGGAGAAGGAAGCTCAGGTTAGAGAACGTCACGCTTTTATACATGGACGCCCAAGATCTGGAGTTTGAGGATAATACCTTCGACACCATAGTTAGCACGTTCGTCTTCTGTACAGTTCCAGATCCGATTAAAGGGCTAAAAGAGGCTTACAGAGTGCTAAAACCTGGAGGAAGAGCAATATTTCTTGAGCACATGAAAAGCGAGTCAAAGCTTCTCAACGTCCCCCTCTACCTCATGGAGCCCTTCATAAGAACGCTCCTCGGAACTTCTCTGCTGAGGGAAACTCAGAGAAACATCGAGAGGGCGGGCTTTAAAATAGAAAAGGTCGAGAACCTCTTCTATGATATCGTGAGGCTGATAATAGCTACAAAAGACTGA
- a CDS encoding TRASH domain-containing protein encodes MTKLDDLDLKLIYLLMDDARLSISELADRLGVSRPTIRSRLEKLEKEGIIQGYTIKLNPELQRAHNVVALVVKTENPEKMDEFEEIIEINRFTSTKYLIKVAVENMEDFRRVIEGTGVEVIEIMPILETREKKLKPKIKVPFKCDYCGKEIVGEPIVYKYHNKVYFFCCPTCFREFKKARENLEKVKLPKEQKVKDAHEHEHHAHG; translated from the coding sequence ATGACCAAGTTAGATGATTTGGATCTAAAGCTCATATACCTTTTAATGGACGATGCAAGGCTAAGTATATCTGAGCTGGCCGATAGGCTCGGAGTTAGCAGACCTACGATAAGATCTAGACTAGAAAAGCTCGAAAAGGAAGGGATAATCCAAGGCTACACCATAAAGCTAAACCCGGAACTTCAGAGGGCTCACAATGTAGTTGCTCTAGTTGTCAAAACGGAGAACCCAGAGAAGATGGATGAGTTCGAGGAGATAATCGAGATAAACCGCTTTACAAGCACGAAGTACCTCATAAAAGTCGCTGTGGAAAATATGGAAGACTTCAGGCGGGTTATTGAGGGTACTGGTGTGGAGGTCATTGAGATAATGCCAATCCTTGAGACCAGAGAAAAGAAGCTCAAACCAAAAATAAAGGTGCCCTTCAAGTGCGACTACTGCGGAAAGGAAATCGTTGGAGAACCTATAGTTTACAAGTACCATAACAAAGTCTACTTCTTCTGCTGTCCAACTTGCTTTAGAGAGTTCAAGAAGGCAAGGGAAAATTTAGAGAAAGTTAAACTACCCAAGGAACAGAAGGTAAAGGATGCTCACGAACACGAGCACCATGCCCATGGCTAA